Genomic window (Drosophila ananassae strain 14024-0371.13 chromosome 3L, ASM1763931v2, whole genome shotgun sequence):
AGAATACCTTATGTAGACTGGAGAATCATGAATTCTTTATAGAGGACTCTTACATTTCCGGAGGGCAATGGGACAAAATTCTATTGGGTTTTGACACAACTTTAAAGCTAGCCACAGTCCCCGTGAAGGAGGTGACAATAAATCGAAGTAGAATCTAATGGGTGAGGACATAATACTGAAGAATTTGGACCTGCTGTTGATATGTTGATAAACTTTACACAAAATAAGCTTTCCAGCTGATCAATAACCGAAGAGATAAAGATTGAAATCGGCAATTTGCAGCACTGGTTGTGAGCTTAAATTATAGAGTTGTCGCGCTCTACAGAAGAATTTAAAATTCAGGAAATCCTGTTCTATAACTCAATAGCAAACCAGTTTAAaagaagaaattaaattacaatTGATATGCCAACGTATATTTGAAACACAAAATAATCAGAACAAGGCACAAACATGTTGCAGTGATGTCTTACAAGCGTAATAAATGCAAACATAATCAGacatttttttacaattttaaaataaagaaactaaattttggcactggcTTTCTGCTTGGAGGCTTTATAGACGAATGCATGGGCTTCATCATGGTAAGGATTGGTGGCGTCCCGGACACGTTCAAGCCATTTGGCCACCTTAGGGAATTTCTTCTCGCTCACATTATATTGGCAGAGttctgtaaaaaaaatatatataattggGTATATGTCCTtcgaaaaaacaagaaaagttCTCCTTACTCATTTGGTTGATTTCGGAAGCTCCAAAGATATCAGCCACAGTCAGTTTATCGCCAATTAGGAAGTCTTTCTCCAGCCAGATTCGCTCCACTAGACCCAAATTGGCTTCCACGTCCTTGATTAGCTTTTGAACCACCTCAGGCTTTGGTGGTGGAGCCAATCCCTTGGCAGGTAAGAGCCAGGCACTTCGGAAGAGCAAGGAGCATACCAGGCGGACATTGAGGTGCTGCCACTCCAGAAACTCATCCACACGGGCGCGGCCTTCTACGGATTTTGGGTACAGCTGTTCGCTGAAGAGACCTTTGTCTGACAGATAACTATACATAGTATAATGGATGAAAAATATGTCTTCCATCTTAAATAGCCAAATTGAGCTTACCGCACAATGGAAACACTCTCGCCAAGCTGGAAATTGCCATCCACAATGGCTGGCACTTTCTGGAAGCGATTTATTGTCTTGTACTCGTCGGTAAGTTGCTCCTCTATAATAAAAGCCCCAATTTGGATAATTTGGCTTTAGCCGGCAATTGAGATCCCCCCGAACTTACGTTTTCTTAGGGCCACGGGACAATCCTCGAAAGGAGTCTTGCTCAATTTCATTCCAATCCACAGCGCACGGGATGGCTGGGATAGAAAATCGTAGTAGTACTTAATGCTCTTGGACATCTTAAGTTTAAGAAACTTTATTAACTTATGAAATGGTAAACACAAAATTCAATCATATGTTTTATGTCAAACTTTGTCGGTGCAAAGTTCAATTATGACGTTTTCAAACACTGGTCCCTAAAAACACCAGATTTGTCTGGTGTGTGTCTTTGATAAGAGGCggggaaaataatatatttaaacatCTCttgtattatatataataaaagcTACAATACGTATCTTAAAAGAATCTAAAGCATATGTTCAAAAATACAGGTGTACATGACAACCTAGTTAACCTTTATCATGTACCGATAAAGCTTATCGTCCCACAAAGATAAATGAACACCCAGGTAATAGATCATTTTTACTCATACCGACATTTAAACAAATtcgttttaatttattaacgCACTCAACATTGGGACTCTACAATACACTGTCATTGTTTTAACTGTAGGTATTTTAACTACATATGTTTGTATTTATCTATAAATATAGATGTATGTTGTATATGTGTAAACTAGTATCAAAAATTAGTAGAAACGACACTTAACTAACGAAAAAATtatcgaaaaaatatatatatgcgTATATGTATCATGTACCGTTTAAATAAAAGCCAACAACAACTTAGCACGCAAATAGAAGACGTCGAGGTTTCGCTATGAAAATTCTTTATGTATTAAATGTATTAAATGGAGAAGGATAAATCGGGGAGGGCTCTTTCCAAGTGGGCACCACCACGATCGGACGTTAGAATGTGTAGTATGTGCGTTGATAAcaacaataaattataatCGACAATAATGTGAGGTTTTTGTAGCCATTTGATGGCATTTCattttcttggtttttttttttcatatttagtGTGCACTTTTTATAATATTGTTCAAGTTGCTTTTAGTTTCgatgttgcttttttttatggttCCGTTTTATAAAATATCAGGTTCTGCTATGACCAAAGATCCCTATAGCGATTTAGTTTCTATACATTTAGTTTATGTATATGTACCGGAccgttttgtgttttttttttgtgtgtgtatatAAGGTGTATGCATCGGAATATACATCTAAATCCCCGGGCCGCAATTTCACGTCTCAATCAAAGTTCAGCCTGCGAAAAGAACCCTCGTTGCCCGCTCCTCCTACCAGTGGTGGTAGCTTCTCCTGCTCCTTTACGCTAGCTGCCCGCAGCTTCTCATCGACCACATATTTCTCATCCTCTCTGAAGTATGCCGAGAAGCTGTTCAACTGCTCCTCGTACCAAGACGGTCCATTCGCCAGGGAACCATTCTCGCCGCCCATCTCCGCGGGCAGGTACTCCTTGCCAATAGCCTTTTGCAGTGACTCTAAGTTTGGATGGATGTGTAGCTGAAAAAAtaagatatttattttaaaagataaatttgtaaaagttTGAATATTAACTCACCAATTCCTTCTGTTTCATCACACCCTTGACCAGTCCCAAAACAAACTGCGTTTCCCTGGAGGCATGCACAATATGTGTGGCCACTAAATTCGCGGGAATGCCGTGCTCCAGGAAGGCGTTCATTCTCTTAAACATCCCAGCATCGAACTGCAACAGCAGGGAATAGGGAATCTTGGTGAAATCGATGATCTCCACCACACCGGCTATGTTCCAGTTGTCGTCCGTGTTTATCTCGATTTCGGCGC
Coding sequences:
- the LOC6495334 gene encoding glutathione S-transferase theta-1 — encoded protein: MSKSIKYYYDFLSQPSRALWIGMKLSKTPFEDCPVALRKQEQLTDEYKTINRFQKVPAIVDGNFQLGESVSIVRYLSDKGLFSEQLYPKSVEGRARVDEFLEWQHLNVRLVCSLLFRSAWLLPAKGLAPPPKPEVVQKLIKDVEANLGLVERIWLEKDFLIGDKLTVADIFGASEINQMKLCQYNVSEKKFPKVAKWLERVRDATNPYHDEAHAFVYKASKQKASAKI
- the LOC6495333 gene encoding uncharacterized protein LOC6495333 — encoded protein: MANIRPLAPELALVAREQLNEVDNDVVCKIEAMRTWLNEEEYIQARTDDQFLAAFLRFCHWDLEEAKKRILFYYTYKTKERELLKSRFVDDKLFELARSGIFTSLPNPIGPGGPRIHFTRMGHIEPSKHSVSDIFRFHAFRAEIEINTDDNWNIAGVVEIIDFTKIPYSLLLQFDAGMFKRMNAFLEHGIPANLVATHIVHASRETQFVLGLVKGVMKQKELLHIHPNLESLQKAIGKEYLPAEMGGENGSLANGPSWYEEQLNSFSAYFREDEKYVVDEKLRAASVKEQEKLPPLVGGAGNEGSFRRLNFD